The Chthoniobacterales bacterium region CAACAAAAGCGCAGGCGGCAGCAAGAAGGTATCGCTCGCCGACCTGGTCGTGCTGGCAGGATGTGCCGGTGTCGAGCAGGCTGCGAAAAACGCCGGTCACGACGTGAAGGTTCTGTTCACCCCCGGGCGCACGGATGCCTCGCAAGACCAGACCGACGTTCAATCCTTTGCCGTGCTCGAACCGGTTGCCGATGGCTTCCGCAACTACCTCAAGACCAAATTCGCTGTTCCAGCCGAGGAAATGCTCGTGGACAAAGCCCAGCTTCTCACGCTCACCGCGCCGGAAATGACCGTCCTCTTGGGTGGTTTGCGTGTGCTCGGTGCCAATGTCGAGAATTCAGCGCACGGCGTTCTCACCGGGCGGCCCGGTGCACTGACCAACGACTTCTTCGTCAATCTCCTCGACATGGGGACCGAATGGAAACCGACAACACCCGAGCGCGATCTTTTTGAAGGTCACGATCGCAAAACCGGCAAAAAGAAATGGACCGGAACACGTGTGGATCTGGTCTTCGCGTCGAACTCCATACTCCGCGCACTGGCCGAGGTTTATGGAAGCGCGGATGCGCAGGAGAAATTCGTCTGCGACTTCGTGGCCGTCTGGAACAAGGTCATGAACCTCGACCGGTTCGACTTGGCTTGAATCCGGGATCGGCCGCGCGCGCAGACGGACCGTCGCGATTCCCGCCCCCTCAATGGGGCGGGAGTGGACGGTTCCACCATAGCCATGCGAGCCCACCGCCCGCGGCGTAGGCCACCACATCGAGCCAATCGCCTGTCGCGCGCGCGATGAATCTCGGCGCGACAATTTCAAATAGCACTGACCACAGAAGGAGCACGAAGACGATTTCCCGTGCATCTGGCGGTCTATCGTGTTTTCGCAATCCGGTTTTCTTTTCGATCCAGAGGCACACCGGAACTGCGCAGGGAATGAGCAGCAGATCATTCAACGACCACGCAAAAAATCCATGCGGCACGAGCGGCTTGATCGCCCAGCGATTCACGGCGTAAAGCACGCAGGAAAAAAGAAACAGTCTGTCGCGCAGGTAGGCGAACGTGCTCAAAGAGCAAAGGCTATGACCACACCGATGCCTGTTGCGATGGCGGCTTTGGCCAGTAGAAAACTCATGGTGCGGCGAGCGTCCTCTGGAAATTGGCCTTCGGCAAGCAACTATGCCCTTGAATAAACCTCCGCGCCTTTTTCCAAAAACTCCTTCGACTTTGCCTGCATCCCCCGTTCGATGGCTTCGGTTTCTCCGAGGCCTTGTTCCGCGGCGTATTTGCGCACGTCCTCGGTGATTTTCATCGAGCAGAAATGCGGACCGCACATGGAACAGAAGTGCGCTGATTTGGCGCCCTCCTGCGGAAGCGTGGCATCGTGGAATTCGCGGGCTGTTTGCGGATCGAGTCCGAGGTTGAACTGATCCTCCCAGCGAAATTCGAAGCGGGCCTTGCTCAACGCGTTGTCGCGGTATTGGGCGCCCGGATGTCCCTTGGCCAAGTCGGCCGCATGCGCGGCGATTTTGTAGGCGATGACGCCGTCTTTGACGTCTTTCTTGTCCGGCAACCCGAGATGTTCCTTGGGCGTCACGTAGCAAAGCATGGCGCAGCCATACCAGCCGATCATCGCGGCGCCGATGCCGCTCGTGATGTGGTCGTAACCGGGTGCGATGTCGGTGGTGAGCGGTCCGAGCGTGTAGAACGGCGCCTCATGGCACCATTCGAGCTGCTTTGCCATGTTCTCCTCGATCATGTGCATCGGCACGTGGCCGGGTCCCTCGTTCATGACTTGCACGCCTTTGGACCACGCGCGCTTGGTGAGTTCGCCCTGCACCTCGAGTTCGCCGAACTGCGCGCGATCGTTGGCGTCGGCGATCGAGCCCGGACGCAAACCGTCACCGATCGAAAAACTCACGTCATAGGCGGCCATGATGTCGCAGATGTCGTCCCAATGCGTGTAGAGGAAGTTCTCCTTGTGGTGTGCGAGGCACCATTTCGCCATGATGCTGCCGCCGCGGCTGACGATGCCGGTCATGCGCGAGGCGGTGAGGGGAACGAACCGCAGCAGCACGCCGGCGTGGATGGTGAAATAGTCCACGCCCTGTTCGGCCTGCTCGATGAGCGTGTCGCGGAAAATGTCCCACGTCAGGTCCTCGGCTTTGCCGCCGGTTTTCTCGAGCGCCTGGTAAATCGGCACCGTTCCGATTGGAACCGGAGAGTTGCGAAGGATCCATTCACGCGTGGCGTGGATGTTCTTGCCGGTGGAGAGATCCATCACCGTGTCGGCACCCCATTTGGTCGCCCAGCGCATTTTTTCCACCTCTTCCTCGATCGAGGAAGCAACGGCGCTGTTGCCGATGTTGGCGTTGATTTTCACCAGGAAATTCCGCCCGATGATCATCGGCTCGCTTTCCGGGTGGTTGATGTTCGCGGGAATGATCGCGCGGCCCGCGGCAACTTCGTCGCGC contains the following coding sequences:
- the thiC gene encoding phosphomethylpyrimidine synthase ThiC, translating into MPNSRRIYVNGIVHRDVRVPFREITLAPTKDFQGRLEPNDPVRVYDTSGPWGDGEYRGDVEQGLPALRREWILGRGDVEEYAGRMVRPEDNGYLSGVHASHAGKRNGKAALKEFPGLRRKPLRAKAGKVVTQLAYARAGIITPEMEFIAIRENMGRAMIADLGKDIVRNDLRKQHAGSAQSHDSPYAPSVFRRFPQRIPAQITPEFVRDEVAAGRAIIPANINHPESEPMIIGRNFLVKINANIGNSAVASSIEEEVEKMRWATKWGADTVMDLSTGKNIHATREWILRNSPVPIGTVPIYQALEKTGGKAEDLTWDIFRDTLIEQAEQGVDYFTIHAGVLLRFVPLTASRMTGIVSRGGSIMAKWCLAHHKENFLYTHWDDICDIMAAYDVSFSIGDGLRPGSIADANDRAQFGELEVQGELTKRAWSKGVQVMNEGPGHVPMHMIEENMAKQLEWCHEAPFYTLGPLTTDIAPGYDHITSGIGAAMIGWYGCAMLCYVTPKEHLGLPDKKDVKDGVIAYKIAAHAADLAKGHPGAQYRDNALSKARFEFRWEDQFNLGLDPQTAREFHDATLPQEGAKSAHFCSMCGPHFCSMKITEDVRKYAAEQGLGETEAIERGMQAKSKEFLEKGAEVYSRA